One Streptomyces mobaraensis NBRC 13819 = DSM 40847 DNA segment encodes these proteins:
- a CDS encoding DUF6227 family protein, producing MEQMRTGGGANRGGGPTPAEHVAGLLARAQNGFEIGEPLLERLRTALMHQAELRSYRQRNDGDRPLRCNTYRHVFLLADGSSLLLYELEHDTGPSEDLLYELYAREDALDEAERRVHERIGGGIGPGAEDEELPAWLAEELLLAMGPVRPRREYVSEASPDHARRLLRRAENPDGPGEVVGEILRGALGHHIALITKPRRRGPDRDATWCRFYEHAFLLEGGGEVSLWELEHNMTSDGRLVCEVYLDEAEAEVAADRHARALGVEL from the coding sequence ATGGAGCAGATGCGCACGGGCGGGGGAGCGAACCGGGGTGGTGGCCCGACACCCGCCGAGCACGTCGCCGGACTGCTCGCACGCGCGCAGAACGGGTTCGAGATCGGCGAGCCGCTGCTGGAGCGGCTGCGCACCGCGCTGATGCATCAGGCCGAGCTCCGCTCGTACCGCCAGCGCAACGACGGCGACCGTCCGCTGCGGTGCAACACGTACCGGCACGTCTTCCTCCTCGCGGACGGCAGCAGCCTGCTGCTGTACGAGCTGGAGCACGACACCGGGCCGAGCGAGGACCTGCTCTACGAGCTGTACGCCCGCGAGGACGCCCTGGACGAGGCCGAGCGCCGGGTCCACGAGCGGATCGGCGGCGGCATCGGCCCCGGTGCCGAGGACGAGGAGCTGCCGGCCTGGCTGGCCGAGGAGCTGCTGCTCGCCATGGGCCCGGTGCGGCCCCGCCGCGAGTACGTCTCCGAGGCGTCCCCCGACCACGCCCGGCGGCTGCTGCGCCGTGCCGAGAACCCGGACGGGCCCGGCGAGGTGGTCGGCGAGATCCTGCGGGGCGCCCTGGGTCACCACATCGCGCTGATCACCAAGCCGCGGCGGCGCGGTCCGGACCGGGACGCCACCTGGTGCCGGTTCTACGAGCACGCGTTCCTGCTGGAGGGCGGGGGCGAGGTCTCGCTCTGGGAGCTGGAGCACAACATGACGTCCGACGGGCGGCTGGTGTGCGAGGTGTACCTGGACGAGGCGGAGGCGGAGGTGGCGGCGGACCGGCACGCTCGGGCTCTGGGGGTCGAGTTATAG
- a CDS encoding winged helix-turn-helix domain-containing protein, whose protein sequence is MSPHEMSLRPPRTLSRPPRPAGHRVALDYRRRTAVVEGRELRLTGREFELLAHLVGRPHQVHTRRQLLVSVWGPTCVGGGRTVDVHIARLRGKLGPGHRETIVTVRHVGYAYDPSRAAA, encoded by the coding sequence ATGTCCCCGCACGAGATGTCCCTGCGCCCCCCGCGGACCCTCAGCCGTCCGCCGCGCCCGGCCGGCCACCGGGTCGCCCTGGACTACCGGCGGCGCACGGCCGTCGTCGAGGGCCGGGAACTGCGGCTCACCGGCCGGGAGTTCGAACTCCTCGCACACCTGGTCGGCCGCCCGCACCAGGTGCACACCCGGCGCCAGCTGCTGGTCTCCGTCTGGGGCCCGACCTGCGTCGGCGGCGGACGCACCGTGGACGTCCACATCGCCCGGCTGCGCGGCAAGTTGGGGCCGGGGCACCGCGAGACGATCGTGACGGTGCGGCACGTCGGGTACGCGTACGACCCGTCGCGCGCGGCGGCGTGA
- a CDS encoding DUF5994 family protein, protein MIVTTGSATADERAPSPPARLSLTPGTASGLLDGAWWPRSRDLARELPALAERLDHSWGRVTRVTVNPAFWPVIPRKVPVKGHTVHVGWFTNEQDPHKLLLFSYSADRLDLLIIPPETEPAAAARLMSAATTPGSLLTASRLMEDERAAADATESRDREEEWETEGGTAPPPAGHPTGPPRSAQGM, encoded by the coding sequence ATGATCGTGACCACCGGCTCTGCGACCGCTGATGAGCGTGCCCCCTCGCCGCCCGCTCGCCTGTCCCTGACGCCGGGGACGGCGTCGGGCCTGCTGGACGGGGCCTGGTGGCCCCGCTCTCGCGACCTGGCCCGTGAGCTCCCCGCACTGGCGGAGAGGCTGGACCACTCCTGGGGGCGGGTCACCCGCGTCACGGTGAATCCGGCCTTCTGGCCCGTGATCCCGCGCAAGGTTCCCGTCAAGGGGCACACGGTGCATGTGGGCTGGTTCACCAATGAGCAGGACCCGCACAAGCTCCTGCTGTTCTCCTACTCCGCGGACCGCCTGGACCTGCTGATCATCCCGCCGGAGACCGAGCCGGCCGCGGCCGCCCGGCTGATGTCCGCCGCGACCACCCCCGGAAGCCTCCTCACCGCGAGCCGGCTGATGGAGGACGAACGAGCGGCCGCCGACGCGACGGAGTCACGGGACCGCGAAGAGGAGTGGGAGACGGAGGGCGGGACCGCGCCGCCCCCGGCCGGGCACCCGACCGGGCCTCCGCGCTCCGCCCAAGGGATGTGA
- a CDS encoding DUF5994 family protein, with product MADSDTPRLPGLLPDAIHHAVKPGTALLRLETTRERGGILDGAWWPRSRDIGAELPGLITALTEHVGPITRVGLDASAWEELPTRLIIEDRVVRIDSFPVGDDTVLITRGENDHFALLVVPPDATPDAARVAMARAVRADNVTRAEQILIDTGSTPRT from the coding sequence ATGGCCGATTCCGACACTCCACGCCTCCCCGGACTTCTGCCGGACGCGATCCACCATGCCGTGAAACCCGGGACGGCCCTCCTGCGGCTGGAGACGACACGGGAGCGCGGGGGAATCCTGGACGGCGCGTGGTGGCCGCGCTCCCGTGACATCGGTGCCGAGCTTCCCGGCCTGATCACCGCCCTGACCGAGCATGTCGGCCCCATCACGCGCGTCGGCCTGGACGCGAGCGCCTGGGAAGAGCTCCCGACCCGGCTGATCATCGAGGACCGGGTCGTGCGCATCGATTCCTTCCCGGTCGGTGACGACACGGTCCTCATCACCCGGGGCGAGAACGACCACTTCGCCCTGCTGGTGGTCCCACCCGACGCCACGCCCGACGCGGCACGCGTCGCGATGGCCAGAGCCGTACGGGCCGACAACGTCACCCGGGCCGAACAGATCCTCATCGACACCGGCAGCACCCCGCGGACCTGA
- a CDS encoding YjbQ family protein → MTGTFTTRIVDVTTGSAETMHDLTNACTAFLREVAHGRDGLLNVFTPHATSGLAVIETGAGSDNDLLAALREVLPADDRWRDRHGGSGPGRDHMLPALVPPHATLPVIGGGLGLGTSQAVVVVTTDQGGPDRQVRLSFLG, encoded by the coding sequence ATGACCGGCACCTTCACCACCCGCATTGTCGACGTGACAACAGGCTCCGCCGAGACCATGCACGACCTGACGAACGCGTGCACCGCGTTCCTCCGGGAGGTCGCTCACGGGCGAGATGGGCTGCTGAACGTCTTCACCCCGCACGCGACGTCCGGTCTGGCGGTCATCGAGACCGGCGCGGGTAGCGACAACGACCTGTTGGCGGCCCTCCGCGAGGTTCTTCCCGCGGACGACCGTTGGCGGGACCGTCACGGCGGTTCGGGCCCCGGCCGTGATCACATGCTCCCGGCTCTGGTGCCGCCGCACGCCACACTGCCCGTGATCGGTGGTGGGTTGGGGTTGGGGACCTCGCAGGCCGTCGTTGTGGTGACCACCGACCAGGGCGGCCCCGACCGCCAGGTCCGGCTGTCCTTCCTCGGCTGA